A single window of Herpetosiphon gulosus DNA harbors:
- a CDS encoding cytochrome P450, protein MTVQQMLWKSGPTDAPLPPVADGSFLVGSLQAMLSDPIDFFVKQYQKFGPIFRVKALNNKFTILAGPEACLFLAREGTKHFSSWETWHSMDAEMGASKSLISVDGEQHSRLRALQKRGYSRQTIETQFPEVLKVVHGFLDQWQVGTSKSTVTQLQRLITDELGMLIAGQGPGDYIDDVRTFVRIALMTHITRQRPGILRMLPEYRRARDRSLELSKQVLKAHRNGARDTNRPPSLIDDIIAATNDPSLMPEGDLVMTALGPYIAGLDTVANTMAFLLYVLTTKPELYEQVEAEADALFANGVPDPADLRKMEVLHRVVLENFRMYPIAPAVPRTVKAPFEFGGYRVDAGIRTLVATTVGHFLPELHPEPEKFDIDRYLAPRNEHRIPGAFAPFSTGSHTCLGAGLAEVQIMLTTAALLHYAKFEADPIDYKLKKVFAPTPAPDSSFKLRLVARRNS, encoded by the coding sequence ATGACTGTTCAACAGATGCTCTGGAAGAGTGGCCCAACCGATGCGCCATTGCCCCCGGTTGCCGATGGCTCGTTTTTGGTGGGCAGTTTGCAGGCAATGCTCAGCGATCCAATTGATTTTTTCGTTAAGCAATATCAAAAATTTGGCCCGATTTTTCGCGTCAAAGCCCTCAACAATAAATTTACAATTTTGGCTGGGCCTGAGGCATGTCTCTTTTTAGCCCGCGAAGGTACCAAGCATTTTAGCTCGTGGGAAACCTGGCACTCAATGGATGCTGAAATGGGTGCTTCGAAATCGCTGATTAGCGTCGATGGCGAACAGCATTCGCGCTTGCGGGCCTTGCAAAAACGCGGTTATAGCCGCCAAACGATTGAAACGCAATTTCCCGAAGTACTCAAGGTTGTTCATGGCTTTTTGGATCAATGGCAGGTTGGTACATCAAAAAGCACAGTCACCCAACTCCAACGCTTGATTACCGATGAATTGGGGATGTTGATTGCAGGCCAAGGCCCAGGTGATTATATCGATGATGTGCGGACATTCGTGCGGATTGCGCTCATGACCCACATCACGCGCCAACGCCCAGGCATTTTGCGCATGCTGCCTGAATATCGGCGTGCCCGCGACCGTAGCTTGGAATTGAGCAAGCAGGTACTGAAAGCGCATCGTAACGGTGCACGCGATACCAACCGCCCACCAAGCCTGATCGACGATATTATTGCCGCTACCAATGATCCTAGCTTAATGCCTGAAGGCGATTTGGTCATGACCGCCTTGGGGCCATATATCGCAGGCTTGGATACGGTCGCCAATACGATGGCATTCTTGTTGTATGTGCTGACCACCAAGCCCGAGCTATACGAACAAGTTGAAGCCGAAGCCGATGCGTTGTTTGCCAATGGCGTGCCTGATCCAGCCGATTTGCGCAAAATGGAAGTGTTGCATCGCGTGGTGCTTGAAAATTTCCGCATGTATCCAATTGCGCCAGCTGTGCCGCGCACCGTCAAAGCTCCATTTGAGTTTGGTGGCTATCGGGTTGATGCAGGTATACGCACCTTGGTAGCAACTACGGTCGGCCATTTCTTGCCCGAACTCCACCCCGAGCCAGAAAAATTCGATATTGATCGCTATTTGGCTCCGCGTAACGAGCACCGCATTCCTGGGGCATTCGCGCCATTTAGCACTGGCTCACACACCTGCTTGGGTGCTGGCCTAGCCGAAGTCCAAATTATGCTGACCACTGCTGCCCTGTTGCACTATGCCAAGTTCGAAGCTGATCCAATTGATTACAAGTTGAAGAAAGTTTTTGCCCCAACCCCAGCCCCCGACAGTAGCTTCAAATTGCGCTTGGTCGCCCGCCGTAACAGCTAA
- a CDS encoding ribonuclease H-like domain-containing protein, which translates to MLRVSDALRLLLQNQTVVGNDWLPPTKIRSLYLNDPAAIWLEHHGAAHGFAPETLSYAFIDFLAEKGQQFELAWLQRVAPNAVQVCIEPYEGREAQRVAQTLDLIEAGTPVIAQPALWWPTERIFGTPDLIVLSSWFRQQYPEQAHLVDETEHYLVLDLKFSSNLEKREKAADLSCYSAQTRMYSYMLGQIQGIMPRHAFLITRDRLHNPISIPIEVQLDQPLDADIRQNCERYFEIVRDGGQYVPWNDPIVQLNPNVNDERWGKARTQIRQRQPGGEMLRLWNIGAAAQQKLVKAGITSLASLMNAASQSLPKGVMKYPDPMKAIMQANHTGLAQRAQGIAPAAKPYEFFVDFEFFSNLNVNFEQQWPTLQGTPMIFMIGIGWLENGQWHYHECIAEREDHAAEQAILAEFIAVLQAQTNQQLDQAVLYHWHNAEPVECRHAAARHQLPSDHLLLNLPWFDLKNVLVDNACAVPGAWDYSLKSIAKALAALDPQYDPAWPSDLADGSQAQLVGWYAYRQSNPRASAEMQLLSRYLEADCRATWKILAWLRADD; encoded by the coding sequence ATGCTACGAGTGTCGGATGCTCTGCGGCTATTATTACAAAACCAAACAGTGGTAGGCAACGATTGGCTACCGCCCACCAAAATTCGCTCGCTCTACTTAAATGATCCTGCCGCGATTTGGCTGGAGCATCATGGCGCGGCGCATGGTTTTGCCCCTGAAACGCTCAGTTATGCTTTTATCGATTTTCTGGCGGAAAAAGGCCAGCAATTCGAGCTGGCTTGGCTGCAACGTGTCGCGCCCAATGCCGTTCAGGTTTGTATCGAACCCTATGAAGGCCGCGAAGCTCAGCGTGTCGCCCAAACTCTCGATCTAATTGAGGCCGGAACGCCTGTGATTGCCCAACCAGCCTTGTGGTGGCCGACTGAGCGAATTTTTGGCACCCCCGATTTGATTGTACTTAGCTCGTGGTTTCGCCAACAATACCCTGAACAGGCACATTTGGTCGACGAAACTGAACATTATTTGGTGCTTGATTTGAAGTTTTCAAGCAATCTTGAGAAGCGCGAAAAAGCTGCTGATTTGAGTTGCTACAGCGCTCAAACTCGTATGTATAGTTATATGCTAGGTCAGATTCAGGGCATTATGCCGCGGCATGCCTTCCTAATTACCCGTGATCGCTTGCATAATCCAATCTCGATTCCAATCGAAGTTCAGCTTGATCAGCCGCTTGATGCTGATATTCGCCAAAACTGCGAGCGCTATTTCGAGATTGTGCGCGATGGCGGCCAATATGTGCCCTGGAACGACCCGATTGTGCAGTTGAACCCGAATGTTAACGATGAACGCTGGGGCAAAGCCCGCACCCAAATTCGCCAACGCCAACCAGGTGGCGAGATGTTGCGGCTCTGGAATATTGGCGCGGCGGCCCAACAAAAATTGGTCAAAGCTGGGATTACCAGTTTGGCCAGCCTCATGAACGCCGCCAGCCAAAGCTTGCCCAAGGGCGTGATGAAATATCCCGACCCGATGAAAGCGATTATGCAAGCCAACCATACAGGCCTTGCCCAGCGTGCCCAAGGGATTGCACCAGCCGCCAAACCCTACGAATTTTTTGTTGATTTTGAGTTTTTTAGCAATTTGAATGTGAATTTTGAGCAGCAATGGCCCACGCTCCAAGGTACGCCCATGATTTTTATGATTGGGATTGGTTGGTTGGAAAATGGTCAGTGGCACTACCACGAGTGTATTGCTGAGCGCGAAGATCATGCTGCCGAGCAAGCAATCTTGGCTGAATTCATCGCCGTGTTACAAGCCCAAACCAATCAGCAGCTTGATCAAGCGGTACTCTATCATTGGCATAACGCCGAGCCAGTTGAATGTCGCCATGCTGCGGCCCGTCATCAATTGCCCAGCGATCATCTGTTGCTCAATTTGCCATGGTTCGATTTGAAAAATGTGTTGGTGGATAATGCTTGCGCTGTGCCAGGCGCGTGGGATTATTCACTCAAAAGCATTGCCAAAGCTTTGGCCGCACTTGATCCCCAATATGATCCGGCTTGGCCCAGCGATTTAGCCGACGGCTCTCAAGCCCAATTAGTTGGTTGGTATGCCTATCGCCAGTCCAATCCACGCGCCAGCGCCGAAATGCAATTGCTCAGCCGTTATTTAGAGGCCGATTGCCGTGCGACCTGGAAAATTTTGGCATGGCTGCGAGCTGATGATTAA
- a CDS encoding methyltransferase → MQKLLPPRLFLLTIGLMLGLRWLWPIGLLVPTPFNWLGLLIGVAGLAVAISSARHFRQIGTNIITFGQPDRLVISGWFCWSRNPMYLGFSLSLLGIALLLGAAISNLVLVVAFVIIVDRWYIAFEERAMLANFGEQYTAYQAQTRRWI, encoded by the coding sequence ATGCAAAAATTACTCCCGCCAAGGCTCTTTTTGTTGACGATTGGCCTCATGCTGGGATTACGCTGGCTTTGGCCAATTGGGCTTTTAGTGCCAACGCCGTTTAATTGGCTTGGTTTGTTGATTGGGGTTGCTGGTTTGGCTGTCGCGATCAGCAGCGCCCGCCATTTTCGCCAAATTGGTACAAATATTATAACCTTTGGTCAGCCTGATCGTTTGGTAATTTCAGGTTGGTTTTGTTGGAGTCGCAACCCCATGTATTTGGGTTTTAGCCTCAGTTTATTGGGCATTGCCCTGTTGCTTGGCGCGGCGATCTCGAATTTGGTGCTGGTTGTGGCATTCGTCATTATTGTTGATCGTTGGTATATTGCCTTTGAAGAGCGGGCGATGCTAGCGAATTTTGGCGAGCAGTATACCGCCTATCAAGCCCAAACCCGCCGCTGGATTTAG
- the ettA gene encoding energy-dependent translational throttle protein EttA, producing MFVDNKVIYSMIRVSKIHPPNKQVLKDISLSYFYGAKIGVLGTNGSGKSSLLRILAGVDQEFQGETVLAPGYSIGYLEQEPQLDASKTVRQIVEEAVKPVVDALREYDEINAKFGESMSDDEMDALIQRQGEVQDKLDQMNAWDLDSRLDFAMDALRCPPSDTPVEVLSGGERRRVALCRLLLEEPSILLLDEPTNHLDAESVAWLEKHLQEYPGTVIAVTHDRHFLNNVAGWILELDRGQGIPWKGNYSSWLEQKQQRLANEEKAESQRQKTLQRELDWINMAPKARQTKSKARINAYEQLLSQNTEKAQGELEIFIPPGPRLGDIVIRANNVSKSFSDKLLYENLTLDLPAGGIVGIIGPNGAGKTTLFRMITDQEQPDSGVFEVGSTVKLAYVDQSRETLDPEKTVWEEISEGAEQIQLGPRTVNSRAYVARFNFSGSDQQKKVGGLSGGERNRVHLAKMLKSGANVILLDEPTNDLDVHTLRALEEALENFGGCAVIISHDRWFLDRVATHMLAFEGDSQVVWYPGTYSEYEADRRKRLGSAADHPHRITYRKLRRD from the coding sequence GTGTTTGTGGATAACAAAGTTATCTACTCGATGATTCGGGTGAGCAAAATTCATCCGCCGAATAAGCAAGTTTTGAAGGATATTTCGTTATCCTATTTTTATGGGGCAAAAATTGGCGTACTGGGTACGAATGGCTCGGGTAAATCCAGCCTGTTGCGCATTTTGGCGGGCGTTGATCAAGAGTTTCAAGGCGAAACGGTTTTAGCTCCAGGCTATAGCATCGGCTATCTTGAGCAAGAACCCCAACTTGATGCCAGCAAAACGGTGCGCCAAATTGTTGAAGAAGCGGTCAAGCCCGTCGTCGATGCCTTGCGCGAATACGATGAAATCAACGCCAAATTCGGCGAATCTATGAGCGACGACGAGATGGATGCGCTGATCCAACGTCAAGGCGAGGTGCAAGATAAGCTTGACCAAATGAATGCCTGGGATTTGGATAGCCGCCTCGATTTCGCCATGGATGCGCTACGCTGTCCCCCATCCGATACACCAGTTGAGGTGCTTTCTGGTGGTGAACGCCGCCGCGTGGCGCTCTGTCGGCTGTTGCTCGAAGAGCCAAGCATTTTGCTGCTCGACGAACCAACTAACCACCTTGATGCTGAATCGGTGGCTTGGCTTGAAAAGCACTTGCAAGAATATCCTGGCACGGTCATCGCGGTCACTCACGATCGCCACTTTTTAAATAATGTGGCTGGCTGGATTTTGGAGCTTGATCGAGGTCAAGGCATTCCGTGGAAAGGCAATTATTCATCGTGGCTTGAGCAAAAACAACAACGCCTAGCCAATGAAGAAAAAGCCGAATCGCAACGCCAAAAAACTCTCCAACGCGAGTTGGATTGGATCAACATGGCTCCCAAGGCGCGTCAAACCAAGAGCAAAGCCCGGATCAACGCCTACGAGCAATTGCTCAGCCAAAATACTGAAAAAGCTCAAGGCGAATTGGAAATTTTCATTCCACCAGGGCCACGTTTGGGCGATATCGTGATTCGCGCCAATAATGTGAGTAAATCGTTCAGCGATAAGTTGCTCTACGAAAACTTGACCCTCGATTTGCCTGCTGGCGGGATTGTGGGCATTATTGGACCAAACGGTGCTGGTAAAACGACCTTGTTCCGCATGATTACCGACCAAGAACAGCCTGATAGCGGCGTGTTTGAAGTTGGTTCAACCGTCAAATTGGCCTATGTTGACCAAAGCCGCGAAACGCTTGACCCCGAAAAAACTGTTTGGGAAGAAATTTCCGAAGGTGCTGAGCAGATTCAGCTTGGGCCACGCACGGTCAATTCACGCGCCTATGTGGCTCGATTCAATTTCTCAGGCTCGGATCAACAAAAGAAAGTCGGCGGCCTCTCTGGTGGTGAACGCAACCGCGTGCATCTAGCCAAAATGCTCAAATCGGGCGCAAACGTTATCCTGCTCGACGAACCAACCAACGACTTGGATGTGCATACCCTGCGAGCCTTGGAAGAAGCCTTGGAAAATTTTGGCGGCTGTGCCGTGATTATTTCCCACGATCGCTGGTTCCTCGATCGGGTTGCCACCCACATGCTGGCCTTTGAAGGCGATAGTCAAGTAGTTTGGTATCCTGGCACCTACAGCGAATACGAGGCTGATCGCCGCAAACGCTTAGGCAGTGCCGCCGATCACCCGCATCGCATCACCTATCGTAAACTACGCCGCGATTAA
- a CDS encoding glycoside hydrolase family 13 protein — protein MTTSDWQTPEWVKHAVFYQIFPERFANGDRTNDPANAQPWGTSPTLYNYMGGDLQGIIDKLDYLVDLGINALYLNPIFQATTSHKYNTFDYFKIDPHFGTLETFKTLLNEAHRRGIKVILDAVFNHCGRGFFAFHDVIENGVHSPYTNWFHISRFPIHPYESRYSANYRTWWDFRELPKFNTDNPAVRKYLLDVARYWIELGIDGWRLDVPNEIDDHNFWREFRTIVKDINPEAYIVGEIWTDGSAWLQGDQFDAVMNYLFRDLCTDFFASYRMRAADFAAGIDHLIVRYQPQVTYVQFNLLGSHDTARFLSVAEEAGKWALERMKLAVLFKLIFPGAPCIYYGDEIGLHGGKDPDCRRCFPWDQPQTWQTDLQTWTKRWVKFRHEHNALRTGHYATLFADNDMNIFACARWDTQSQFVIVLNNNETPWTLDLPLHAQLPSVAHYRDVQTGELYSVAEGKIREVALAPWKHLVLQAE, from the coding sequence ATGACAACCAGCGATTGGCAAACGCCCGAATGGGTCAAACATGCCGTCTTTTATCAGATTTTCCCTGAGCGCTTTGCCAATGGTGATCGAACCAATGATCCGGCGAATGCGCAGCCTTGGGGTACAAGCCCAACCTTGTATAATTATATGGGCGGCGATTTGCAAGGAATTATCGATAAGCTTGATTATTTAGTTGATTTGGGCATTAATGCGCTGTATCTCAACCCAATTTTTCAAGCCACAACCTCACATAAATACAATACCTTCGATTATTTCAAAATCGATCCCCATTTTGGTACGCTAGAAACCTTTAAAACCTTATTGAATGAAGCGCATCGCCGTGGAATTAAAGTTATTCTCGATGCAGTGTTTAATCATTGTGGCCGCGGCTTTTTTGCTTTTCACGATGTAATTGAAAACGGTGTGCACTCACCCTACACTAATTGGTTTCATATCTCACGCTTTCCAATTCATCCCTACGAATCACGCTATTCAGCCAATTATCGTACTTGGTGGGATTTTCGCGAGTTGCCCAAATTCAATACCGATAATCCGGCGGTGCGCAAATATTTGCTTGATGTAGCTCGCTATTGGATTGAATTAGGCATTGATGGTTGGCGCTTGGATGTGCCAAATGAAATTGATGATCATAATTTTTGGCGTGAGTTTCGTACAATTGTCAAAGATATTAATCCTGAAGCCTATATTGTGGGCGAAATTTGGACTGACGGCTCAGCTTGGCTGCAAGGCGATCAATTTGATGCCGTGATGAATTATTTGTTTCGTGATTTATGTACCGATTTCTTTGCTAGCTATCGGATGCGAGCTGCCGATTTTGCCGCTGGAATCGACCATTTGATTGTGCGTTATCAGCCGCAAGTGACCTATGTCCAATTTAATTTGCTTGGTTCGCACGATACTGCACGCTTTTTAAGCGTTGCCGAAGAAGCTGGCAAATGGGCTTTAGAGCGCATGAAATTGGCGGTTTTGTTCAAATTAATCTTTCCTGGTGCGCCATGTATCTATTATGGCGATGAAATTGGCTTGCATGGCGGCAAAGATCCCGATTGTCGGCGCTGTTTCCCGTGGGATCAACCGCAAACCTGGCAGACCGATCTCCAAACTTGGACCAAACGCTGGGTTAAATTTCGTCATGAGCATAATGCCTTACGGACTGGCCATTATGCAACGCTGTTTGCCGACAACGATATGAATATTTTTGCTTGTGCCCGTTGGGATACGCAAAGCCAATTTGTGATAGTGCTGAACAATAATGAAACGCCATGGACGCTTGATTTGCCGTTGCATGCCCAATTACCCAGCGTCGCCCACTATCGCGATGTGCAAACTGGCGAGCTATATAGCGTGGCCGAGGGCAAAATTCGCGAGGTAGCATTGGCTCCGTGGAAGCATTTGGTATTACAAGCTGAATAA